Proteins co-encoded in one Cydia strobilella chromosome 14, ilCydStro3.1, whole genome shotgun sequence genomic window:
- the LOC134747029 gene encoding leucine-rich repeat-containing protein 24-like: MSMRVAWARWYWIVIFTTCTARTASDWLDCARFAACVCKWSSGKKTATCASSDLRRPPPLSSDIQVLDIHDNPIRNLPAEAFANIGLLNLQKINLRATKLRSLHADAFLELRILIEVDLAENDLSNLPRDIFRGNERLRLVVLTNNPLTTLIADQFPPLPHLRILLLDGCRLRTIHRNALRNLKSLEKIDLRRNQLTFLRYSTFSLPTLKTISLSGNPWRCDCRLREFKDWFLLRKLDTEELVCVEPSTKAGNKWRSVSNESMVCAPEVRSSTLVVRAEVGVATSFGCWVHGIPKPQVTWLFDGVDVHNSSLDCDLEETQTDIEDDDSDERVPSSVRWVNITLLNVTSSAAGEWSCVAKSSAGEARAIISLVLPRSQTATARTAPGIPQLLGVVFGALGILASLGFLAAVACWRLRRRTVPPSRSFTDQEKRLLDASVVVSCDRSIGDMASPCDFELTERSGDDQPRGCGFDPVHITIEGTPGAFPPPPAEFSVPVPYGNIFISVQVAGRVGEPGKYPDLLNGGATLPRRSRTCCTAPAYDNMGPRVTATGSSSTWSLPGPSAENGGVDNTETPVLTLPPPPPEFVSL; this comes from the coding sequence ATGAGCATGCGCGTGGCTTGGGCCAGGTGGTACTGGATTGTGATCTTCACGACGTGCACCGCGAGGACCGCCAGCGACTGGCTCGACTGCGCCCGGTTCGCCGCCTGCGTCTGCAAGTGGTCTTCCGGCAAAAAAACCGCCACCTGCGCCTCGAGCGACCTACGCCGACCCCCGCCACTCTCATCCGACATCCAAGTATTAGACATACACGACAACCCAATCAGAAACCTCCCTGCCGAAGCCTTTGCTAATATCGGCTTATTAAACCTGCAGAAGATCAACTTACGAGCCACTAAACTTCGATCGCTGCATGCGGACGCATTTCTCGAATTAAGAATTCTGATTGAAGTTGATTTAGCTGAAAACGACCTTTCCAATCTGCCGAGGGATATATTCAGAGGCAACGAAAGACTGCGCTTGGTAGTTCTGACCAACAACCCTTTGACGACGCTAATTGCAGACCAGTTCCCGCCTTTGCCGCATTTGCGCATACTTTTATTAGACGGTTGCCGGCTGCGGACGATACATAGAAACGCTTTACGGAATTTGAAATCTTTAGAGAAAATAGATTTGCGTAGAAATCAGCTTACATTCCTTCGTTACAGTACGTTCTCTTTGCCGACTTTGAAAACGATTTCTTTGTCAGGCAATCCGTGGCGATGCGACTGCCGACTACGTGAATTTAAAGATTGGTTTTTACTGAGGAAGTTAGATACAGAAGAGTTAGTTTGTGTGGAGCCCTCCACGAAGGCAGGGAATAAGTGGAGGAGTGTCTCTAACGAGAGCATGGTGTGCGCGCCCGAGGTGCGCTCCAGCACGTTGGTTGTGAGAGCTGAAGTCGGAGTGGCGACTTCCTTCGGCTGCTGGGTTCACGGGATTCCAAAACCTCAAGTGACATGGTTATTTGACGGTGTAGATGTACATAATAGCAGTTTAGATTGCGATTTGGAAGAAACGCAGACGGATATAGAAGACGATGATTCCGATGAAAGAGTACCGAGTAGCGTAAGATGGGTGAACATCACGCTGTTGAATGTAACTTCCAGTGCAGCCGGAGAATGGTCATGTGTAGCCAAAAGTAGCGCTGGAGAAGCGAGAGCGATTATTAGTCTCGTGTTACCACGATCCCAAACGGCTACAGCGAGAACAGCTCCCGGTATTCCTCAACTTCTAGGCGTCGTTTTTGGTGCATTAGGTATCTTAGCGTCCCTGGGCTTTTTAGCTGCTGTGGCCTGCTGGAGATTAAGACGACGCACAGTCCCACCAAGCAGAAGCTTCACTGACCAAGAAAAGAGATTATTAGACGCATCAGTAGTCGTCAGTTGCGATCGTTCTATAGGTGATATGGCGTCTCCCTGCGATTTTGAACTGACAGAGAGATCTGGTGACGATCAGCCTAGAGGCTGTGGCTTCGACCCTGTACATATAACTATAGAAGGTACTCCAGGGGCTTTTCCTCCTCCGCCTGCAGAATTTTCTGTCCCAGTTCCGTACGGAAACATCTTTATATCAGTGCAAGTAGCTGGGAGAGTTGGTGAGCCGGGGAAGTACCCTGATCTACTGAATGGAGGAGCGACGTTGCCACGTAGAAGTAGGACGTGTTGCACTGCACCAGCGTATGACAATATGGGACCCAGAGTGACCGCGACGGGGAGTTCTTCAACATGGTCTTTACCTGGACCTAGCGCGGAGAACGGTGGAGTGGACAACACCGAAACCCCCGTCCTGACCTTACCGCCTCCGCCACCTGAGTTTGTGTCCCTTTAG